In one Lolium rigidum isolate FL_2022 chromosome 3, APGP_CSIRO_Lrig_0.1, whole genome shotgun sequence genomic region, the following are encoded:
- the LOC124697747 gene encoding uncharacterized protein LOC124697747: protein MTGGDSMDVISLDDWELLPDQESAFFMEEYTVGGKDQILLGADLVMINMDHFTPASHPSPYNCILDEEAKKPHQPPLFQDASDPVVEFKDIGVVHTQLSREESASKVSEVLISDADEEELIKWRAVVEEVCEKDEVMVEAAPDLSDEEEGVKGDRAGLECVGFSVGKLRVNGAGALCSFGVAAATFCIFLLGGKPQNQKKMQGQKIQFQMYADDERIQQAVEQASMLNQAMSSVMGGASTRASISFGGYYDGF from the exons ATGACCGGAGGGGATTCCATGGATGTAATCAGCCTGGATGACTGGGAGCTCCTGCCTGACCAGGAGAGCGCCTTCTTCATGGAGGAGTACACTGTTGGTGGTAAGGACCAGATCTTGTTGGGGGCTGACTTGGTCATGATCAACATGGACCACTTCACCCCTGCATCTCACCCTTCTCCCTATAATTGCATCTTAGACGAAGAAGCCAAGAAACCACATCAGCCACCATTGTTCCAAGATGCCTCTGATCCTGTCGTCGAATTCAAGGACATCGGTGTCGTGCACACCCAGTTGAGCCGAGAGGAGTCCGCGTCAAAGGTGTCTGAGGTGCTGATCTCTGACGCGGATGAGGAGGAGCTGATCAAGTGGCGTGCTGTTGTCGAGGAAGTTTGTGAGAAGGACGAGGTGATGGTGGAAGCAGCACCTGATCTAAGTGACGAGGAGGAAGGTGTCAAGGGAGACAGGGCAGGGCTGGAATGCGTAGGTTTCAGTGTCGGGAAACTGCGGGTGAACGGTGCTGGGGCACTCTGCTCGTTTGGGGTTGCAGCTGCCACCTTCTGCATCTTCCTGCTTGGCGGCAAGCCGCAGAACCAGAAGAAGATGCAGGGCCAGAAGATCCAGTTCCAGATGTACGCTGATGACGAG AGGATTCAGCAGGCTGTGGAGCAGGCCTCCATGTTGAACCAGGCCATGTCGTCTGTCATGGGAGGCGCATCCACTAGGGCAAGCATATCATTCGGTGGCTACTATGATGGTTTTTGA
- the LOC124700912 gene encoding 5'-adenylylsulfate reductase-like 5 isoform X2, which yields MRCSAAAAAVILLLLVAAVAGATAGTPSLGVPGPTCPRRVGPPFLDPLGSRCPRIDPSPPLEVRGDAFDKELNFRHGGASYSILFYAAWCPFSSKFRPTFEALSTMFPQIKHLAVEESSAMPRYGVRAFPAILLVNETSMVRYRGTKDLKSLVDFYKETTGLDPIAYVDVIQHESPGSLGSVMPGGRSLHKMAKDEPFVFLSVLFIILRVVAHFVPTIICHLRAFLIVRVRNLNLGIHRGTSQLMERALTALDVKRLWSKLRLSSKTRDLRKGASNARAWASSFASVSLGEPSSSRQA from the exons AtgcgctgctccgccgccgccgccgccgtgatcctcctcctcctcgtcgccgccgtcgccggagccaCCGCGGGAACCCCCTCACTCGGCGTTCCAGGGCCCACCTGCCCGCGGAGGGTGGGCCCGCCGTTCCTCGACCCGCTCGGATCGCGATGTCCCCGGATCGACCCGTCGCCGCCTCTCGAG GTGAGAGGAGATGCTTTTGATAAAGAGCTGAATTTCCGCCATGGTGGTGCTTCGTACTCCATTCTCTTCTATGCGGCATGGTGTCCTTTCTCCAGCAAGTTTCGGCCGACATTTGAAGCTCTCAGCACTATGTTCCCTCAGATAAAACACTTGGCTGTTGAGGAATCTTCTGCGATGCCTAG ATATGGTGTCCGTGCCTTCCCAGCCATTCTTCTGGTGAATGAGACTTCAATGGTTCGTTACAGGGGTACAAAAGATCTGAAATCTCTGGTTGATTTCTATAAGGAGACCACAG GCCTTGATCCAATTGcatatgttgatgttattcaacacGAGAGCCCTGGAAGTTTGGGATCAGTCATGCCAGGAGGCCGTTCTCTGCATAAAATGGCAAAAGACGAGCCATTTGTGTTTCTCTCTGTGCTTTTTATCATTCTGAGAGTCGTGGCACACTTCGTCCCTACTATCATCTGCCATCTGAGAGCCTTCTTGATTGTGCGTGTTCGGAACTTGAACTTAGGAATCCATAGGGGAACAAGCCAACTTATGGAGCGGGCATTGACTGCACTAGATGTTAAGAGGCTTTGGAGCAAGCTTAGACTGAGCAGTAAGACAAGGGACCTTAGGAAAGGGGCGAGTAATGCTCGAGCCTGGGCATCGTCATTTGCTTCTGTCTCGCTGGGTGAACCGTCCTCCTCAAGGCAAGCCTAG
- the LOC124700912 gene encoding 5'-adenylylsulfate reductase-like 5 isoform X1, translating to MRCSAAAAAVILLLLVAAVAGATAGTPSLGVPGPTCPRRVGPPFLDPLGSRCPRIDPSPPLEVRGDAFDKELNFRHGGASYSILFYAAWCPFSSKFRPTFEALSTMFPQIKHLAVEESSAMPSLFSRYGVRAFPAILLVNETSMVRYRGTKDLKSLVDFYKETTGLDPIAYVDVIQHESPGSLGSVMPGGRSLHKMAKDEPFVFLSVLFIILRVVAHFVPTIICHLRAFLIVRVRNLNLGIHRGTSQLMERALTALDVKRLWSKLRLSSKTRDLRKGASNARAWASSFASVSLGEPSSSRQA from the exons AtgcgctgctccgccgccgccgccgccgtgatcctcctcctcctcgtcgccgccgtcgccggagccaCCGCGGGAACCCCCTCACTCGGCGTTCCAGGGCCCACCTGCCCGCGGAGGGTGGGCCCGCCGTTCCTCGACCCGCTCGGATCGCGATGTCCCCGGATCGACCCGTCGCCGCCTCTCGAG GTGAGAGGAGATGCTTTTGATAAAGAGCTGAATTTCCGCCATGGTGGTGCTTCGTACTCCATTCTCTTCTATGCGGCATGGTGTCCTTTCTCCAGCAAGTTTCGGCCGACATTTGAAGCTCTCAGCACTATGTTCCCTCAGATAAAACACTTGGCTGTTGAGGAATCTTCTGCGATGCCTAG TTTGTTTTCAAGATATGGTGTCCGTGCCTTCCCAGCCATTCTTCTGGTGAATGAGACTTCAATGGTTCGTTACAGGGGTACAAAAGATCTGAAATCTCTGGTTGATTTCTATAAGGAGACCACAG GCCTTGATCCAATTGcatatgttgatgttattcaacacGAGAGCCCTGGAAGTTTGGGATCAGTCATGCCAGGAGGCCGTTCTCTGCATAAAATGGCAAAAGACGAGCCATTTGTGTTTCTCTCTGTGCTTTTTATCATTCTGAGAGTCGTGGCACACTTCGTCCCTACTATCATCTGCCATCTGAGAGCCTTCTTGATTGTGCGTGTTCGGAACTTGAACTTAGGAATCCATAGGGGAACAAGCCAACTTATGGAGCGGGCATTGACTGCACTAGATGTTAAGAGGCTTTGGAGCAAGCTTAGACTGAGCAGTAAGACAAGGGACCTTAGGAAAGGGGCGAGTAATGCTCGAGCCTGGGCATCGTCATTTGCTTCTGTCTCGCTGGGTGAACCGTCCTCCTCAAGGCAAGCCTAG
- the LOC124700913 gene encoding elongation factor P-like has translation MQILRRNLLEASRRLSLLLRSPPPATHRHAHAVATLSAAARRGPSAGSLAATPWAATQRRGAKMLGSDVKLGNVIQRRGRIYQVIKYNHSHQGRGGATIQVELRDVDTGNKTVERFRTDEALERVFVEEKSFTYLYHEGDNVALMEPSTFEQLEVSKDLFGKAAAYLKDEMKVTLQYFDGRPLSGSVPPRVTCTVVEAQPNTKGLTAQPQYKRVVLDNGLTVLAPPFIEVGESIVISTVDDSYMTR, from the exons ATGCAGATCCTCCGGCGGAACCTTCTCGAAGCTTCCCgccgcctctccctcctcctccgctccccaCCTCCCGCCACCCACCGCCACGCTCACGCCGTCGCCACCCTCTCCGCGGCGGCCCGGCGGGGCCCGTCCGCGGGCTCCCTCGCCGCCACGCCGTGGGCCGCCACGCAGCGCCGCGGCGCCAAGATGCTCGGCTCCGAC GTGAAGCTTGGAAATGTAATACAGAGAAGAG GCCGCATTTATCAG GTGATAAAATATAATCATTCACAtcaaggaagaggaggagccaCGATACAG GTGGAATTGAGGGATGTTGACACTGGAAATAAAACAGTGGAAAGATTTCGTACCGACGAGGCTCTCGAGA GGGTTTTTGTTGAGGAGAAATCTTTTACATATCTGTATCACGAAGGAGACAACGTGGCTCTTATGGA GCCTAGTACGTTTGAGCAACTTGAAGTTTCGAAGGACCTGTTTGGCAAAGCCGCTGCATATCTGAAAG ATGAGATGAAGGTGACTCTACAGTACTTTGATGGCCGACCATTGTCTGGCTCGGTGCCTCCTCGTGTGACTTGCACAGTTGTTGAAGCACAGCCTAATACGAAAGGGCTAACTGCTCAACCGCA ATATAAAAGAGTGGTGCTGGATAATGGTCTTACAGTGCTT GCTCCCCCTTTTATTGAAGTAGGCGAGAGCATCGTTATTAGTACTGTGGATGACTCATATATGACGAGGTAA
- the LOC124704599 gene encoding protochlorophyllide-dependent translocon component 52, chloroplastic-like, which yields MDPLSLLTLPRARPSLPLRTNAARAPPSAARLAPARRWRRQRARLSSPVSAVAAEAPPSPSPSGGGEEDPEGRFDWLDQWYPFAPVCDLDPGAPHGKTVLGLRVVAWYDRAVDEWRVFDDACPHRLAPLSEGRIDDKGRLQCVYHGWCFDGRGSCQFIPQAPALGPPVHKNSKACVASYPSVVQNNILWFYPRADAEHQDVLERKRPPFIPEIDDPSFVTVYGIRDLSYGYDVLVENLMDPAHVPYAHKGLMGKLRKKEDPGRVEFDIEGGGPMKMKIEEANVTGFLSPQENGGYFRYEAPCTFYGSPLPREAKGEEKKKKKPQFMLVFMCIPVAPGKSRVIWAFPRNVGVWLDKIIPRWYYHIGQNAILDSDIYLLHIEERNFAAAGVENWQKAVYVPTQSDNMVIAFRNWFRKHCKSQVGWAAPIVDQLPATTTKDKLMERYWSHVAQCRSCSTALKAMKALEVALQVAAVAVVGFLAVAKGTLVTSVVHKTAIVSLAVLCFAASRWLANFIEKNFYFQDYVHAYK from the exons ATGGATCCCCTCTCCCTCCTCACCCTCCCGCGCGCGCGCCCTTCGCTCCCGCTCCGCACCAACGCCGCCAGAGCACCAccatccgccgcccgcctcgcgccGGCGCGCCGGTGGCGGCGCCAGCGCGCGCGGCTGTCGTCGCCGGTCTCGGCCGTggcggcggaggcgccgccgtcgccgtctccGTCCGGcggtggggaagaagaccccgagGGGCGGTTCGACTGGCTGGACCAGTGGTACCCGTTCGCCCCGGTGTGCGACCTGGACCCCGGCGCGCCGCACGGCAAGACGGTGCTGGGCCTCCGCGTGGTCGCCTGGTACGACCGCGCCGTCGACGAGTGGCGCGTCTTCGACGACGCGTGCCCGCACCGCCTGGCGCCGCTCTCCGAGGGCCGGATCGACGACAAGGGCCGCCTCCAGTGCGTCTACCACGGCTGGTGCTTCGACGGCCGCGGCTCCTGCCAGTTCATCCCGCAGGCCCCCGCCCTCGGCCCACCC GTGCACAAGAACAGCAAGGCGTGCGTGGCGTCGTACCCGAGCGTGGTGCAGAACAACATCCTCTGGTTCTACCCGAGGGCCGACGCCGAGCACCAGGACGTGCTGGAGAGGAAGCGCCCGCCGTTCATCCCGGAGATCGACGACCCCTCCTTCGTCACCGTCTACGGCATCAGGGACCTCTCCTACGG ATACGATGTGCTGGTGGAGAACCTCATGGACCCTGCTCACGTCCCCTACGCGCACAAGGGGTTGATGGGCAAGCTCCGCAAGAAGGAAGACCCCGGAAG AGTTGAGTTCGACATAGAGGGTGGCGggccgatgaagatgaagatcgaGGAGGCGAACGTGACCGGGTTCCTGTCGCCGCAGGAGAACGGCGGCTACTTCCGGTACGAAGCGCCGTGCACCTTCTACGGCTCACCGCTTCCCAGGGAGGCCAAGGGAGAG gagaagaaaaagaagaagcctCAGTTCATGCTGGTATTCATGTGCATTCCCGTGGCACCAGGGAAGAGCAGGGTGATCTGGGCATTCCCAAGGAACGTCGGCGTCTGGCTCGACAAGATCATACCGCGGTGGTACTACCACATCGGCCAGAACGCCATCTTGGACTCAGACATTTACCTCCTCCACATCGAG GAGCGCAACTTTGCTGCAGCCGGCGTTGAGAACTGGCAGAAAGCTGTGTACGTTCCCACGCAATCGGACAACATGGTTATCGCCTTCCGAAACTGGTTCAGAAAGCACTGCAAGAGCCAGGTCGGATGGGCTGCGCCAATTGTCGATCAGCTGCCGGCGACTACAACCAAGGACAAACTCATGGAGAG GTACTGGTCACATGTCGCGCAGTGCAGGAGCTGCAGCACGGCATTGAAGGCCATGAAGGCACTGGAGGTAGCCCTGCAGGTTGCGGCTGTCGCTGTTGTCGGGTTCCTCGCCGTCGCCAAGGGGACATTGGTGACTTCGGTCGTACATAAAACCGCCATCGTGTCCTTAGCCGTCTTATGCTTTGCAGCTTCCCGCTGGCTCGCGAACTTCATCGAGAAGAACTTCTATTTCCAGGATTACGTCCATGCTTACAAGTGA